A genomic region of Alkalispirillum mobile contains the following coding sequences:
- a CDS encoding type II secretion system protein N has protein sequence MIRRVLGYGGWALVALAAWAFFLVWHWPAGMALAMSERQGWLPPGAEWGTVTGSIWSGAINSPAWQGWEADELAWSVTPARLLRGEMGLAFRLNDEGGRVHGQAWLNPSGATLRDVRVELDGATLAERLGEGAMGPVALGGTFRGEVREAALTPEGQLRHLDARMAWHDAAVDAPMAMALGDLSGDFAGADGQIEGQLQDHGGPLRLEATVSIDPNMRWQMEGHLGAREMADDALPQALEMTGQRNADGLYPVRLQGQVMP, from the coding sequence ATGATCCGACGAGTCCTGGGCTATGGCGGTTGGGCACTCGTGGCGCTGGCCGCGTGGGCCTTCTTTCTGGTCTGGCACTGGCCTGCGGGCATGGCGTTGGCGATGTCCGAGCGCCAGGGTTGGCTGCCCCCGGGCGCGGAATGGGGCACCGTGACCGGCTCCATCTGGTCGGGTGCCATCAACTCGCCGGCTTGGCAGGGCTGGGAGGCAGACGAACTGGCCTGGTCCGTTACCCCGGCACGCCTGCTGCGCGGAGAGATGGGCCTGGCCTTCCGCTTGAACGACGAGGGGGGCCGCGTCCACGGACAGGCCTGGCTCAATCCGTCCGGCGCCACCTTGCGTGATGTGCGGGTGGAACTGGACGGGGCGACACTTGCCGAGCGCCTGGGCGAGGGTGCTATGGGGCCGGTGGCCCTTGGTGGTACCTTTCGGGGCGAGGTTCGGGAGGCGGCGCTCACCCCGGAAGGCCAACTCCGGCACCTGGATGCCCGCATGGCCTGGCACGACGCGGCCGTGGATGCGCCGATGGCCATGGCGCTGGGGGACCTTTCCGGTGATTTCGCCGGTGCAGACGGGCAGATCGAGGGGCAGTTACAGGATCATGGTGGCCCATTGCGCCTGGAGGCAACCGTGTCGATAGACCCAAACATGCGCTGGCAGATGGAAGGGCACCTGGGTGCCCGCGAGATGGCTGACGACGCGTTGCCCCAGGCCTTGGAGATGACTGGGCAGCGGAATGCCGACGGCCTGTACCCGGTACGACTGCAAGGGCAGGTTATGCCATGA